From Budorcas taxicolor isolate Tak-1 chromosome 19, Takin1.1, whole genome shotgun sequence, the proteins below share one genomic window:
- the HES7 gene encoding transcription factor HES-7, which produces MVTRDRAENRDGPKMLKPLVEKRRRDRINRSLEELRLLLLERTRDQNLRNPKLEKAEILEFAVGYLRERSRVEPPGVPRSPAQDAEALASCYLSGFRECLLRLAAFAQDASPAARAQLFSALHGYLRPKPPRPEPGEPRPPAPRLPLDPDAPAPGPALHQRPPVHKGPPSPRCARSPSPCSPRAGDSGAPAPLTGLLPPPPPHRQDGAPKAPPPPPPAFWRPWP; this is translated from the exons ATGGTCACCCGGGATCGAGCCGAGAATAGGGACGGCCCCAAG ATGCTGAAGCCGCTCGTGGAGAAGCGGCGCCGGGACCGCATCAACCGCAGCCTGGAAGaactgaggctgctgctgctggagcgGACCCGGGACCAG AACCTCCGGAACCCGAAGCTGGAGAAAGCAGAGATACTGGAGTTCGCCGTGGGCTACTTGAGGGAGCGAAGCCGGGTGGAGCCCCCGG GGGTTCCCCGATCCCCAGCCCAGGACGCCGAGGCGCTCGCCAGCTGCTACTTGTCGGGATTCCGCGAGTGCCTGCTCCGCTTGGCGGCCTTTGCGCAAGACGCCAGCCCGGCCGCGCGCGCCCAGCTCTTCTCCGCGCTGCACGGTTACCTGCGCCCCAAGCCGCCCCGGCCGGAACCGGGAGAACCCAGGCCCCCCGCGCCGCGCCTACCGCTGGACCCCGACGCCCCAGCGCCCGGCCCCGCGCTCCACCAGCGCCCCCCAGTTCACAAGGGCCCCCCCAGCCCGCGCTGCGCGCGGTCCCCGTCCCCCTGCTCCCCTCGAGCCGGTGATTCCGGCGCGCCGGCCCCCCTCACCGgactgctgccgccgccgccgcctcacaGACAAGACGGGGCGCCCAaggccccgccgcccccgccgcccgctTTCTGGAGACCTTGGCCCTGA